Proteins from a genomic interval of Papaver somniferum cultivar HN1 chromosome 4, ASM357369v1, whole genome shotgun sequence:
- the LOC113274031 gene encoding protein PTST homolog 2, chloroplastic-like encodes MSPLIIRTNFSTSFFFSPHSLTRNRHSLSLNLVLMKPIGSLGFGNTLLLLNGGNGANSRSVLYKVKCKGLERNDDDTNLEKEILEFMRNSKNPNVFPTKKDLIESGRNDLVEAIEKQRGWLSLGWDLDNQENEEVSTQDNEEDFSDGVLENDCRMFQQRFDRGEENDSLSGIDEVGTSGRAMQMEVENESGIEGILSRLDRERVLAYGIGTGHVKNNGRKQSISNGSGHDRESRSTPLNSSNGILDDSKDTDSRRGSFTNHDSMRTSLQSDMRPRGAQTRGLSEIVTEAAEGREHFPSDDVMVTRNIRPTDYGSKDFDEKQIRSRLQHLELELSSALSVLSSRTELADIVSHEGSRTLPEETHELSDAWEFQETEIMRARDKLRSTRAKLAVLEGRMSLAIIEARKIVEVKQKKIDEARKALFHLRSACMVWPSSGSEVLLTGSFDGWSSKRKMEKSSSGIFSLSLKLYPGRYEFKFIVDGEWKTDPLRPIVNSNGHENNLLIIS; translated from the exons ATGTCTCCCCTAATAATAAGAACTAATTTCAGTAcatccttcttcttctctccccATTCTTTAACAAGAAATCGACACTCTTTATCTCTAAATCTTGTTTTAATGAAACCCATTGGTTCGTTAGGGTTTGGAAATACTCTTCTTTTGCTCAACGGAGGTAATGGTGCTAACTCTAGGTCTGTTCTCTACAAGGTTAAGTGCAAGGGTTTGGAAAGAAACGATGATGATACGAATTTAGAGAAAGAAATTTTAGAATTTATGAGAAATTCTAAGAATCCAAATGTGTTTCCTACTAAGAAAGATTTGATTGAAAGTGGGAGAAATGATTTAGTTGAAGCTATCGAAAAACAAAGGGGTTGGCTTTCTTTAGGTTGGGATTTGGATAAtcaagaaaatgaagaagtttCAACACAAGACAATGAAGAAGATTTTAGTGACGGGGTTTTGGAAAATGATTGTAGAATGTTTCAACAAAGATTTGATAGAGGTGAAGAGAATGATTCTTTGAGTGGGATTGATGAAGTTGGTACTTCTGGAAGAGCAAT GCAAATGGAAGTAGAGAATGAGTCTGGAATTGAAGGTATTTTGAGTAGATTGGACAGAGAACGGGTTTTGGCTTATGGGATTGGTACTGGTCATGTCAAGAACAATGGCCGTAAACAAAGCATCTCAAATG GTTCTGGTCATGATAGAGAAAGCAGATCAACGCCACTGAACTCTTCGAATGGCATACTTGATGACTCCAAGGACACAGATTCTCGGAGAGGGTCCTTCACCAATCATGATAGCATGCGCACCTCACTTCAATCAGACATGAGACCCCGGGGTGCCCAAACGAGGGGTCTTTCAGAAATTGTAACGGAAG CTGCTGAAGGCAGAGAACATTTTCCTAGTGATGATGTTATGGTAACGAGAAACATAAGGCCCACAGACTATGGAAGTAAAGATTTCGATGAAAAGCAAATCCGTTCTCGTCTTCAGCACCTTGAGTTAGAGCTTTCTTCTGCACTGAGCGTGCTAAGTTCAAGAACTGAACTAGCTGATATAGTTTCACATGAG GGTAGCAGGACATTGCCAGAAGAGACGCATGAGCTTTCCGATGCCTGGGAGTTTCAAGAGACAGAAATCATGAGGGCCCGAGATAAACTGCGGTCAACACGTGCAAAACTGGCGGTTTTGGAGGGAAGGATGAGTCTGGCAATCAT TGAAGCACGTAAGATTGTGGAGGTGAAACAGAAAAAGATTGATGAGGCGCGAAAGGCTCTTTTCCATCTCAGGTCTGCCTGCATGGTTTGGCCTAGTTCAGGTTCGGAGGTTCTTTTGACTGGGTCATTTGATGGATGGAGTAGCAAG AGAAAGATGGAAAAGTCGAGTTCGGGTATCTTCTCTTTGTCCCTAAAGCTGTATCCTGGTCGTTATGAG TTCAAGTTTATTGTTGACGGTGAGTGGAAGACTGATCCATTGCGACCCATTGTAAACAGTAACGGCCATGAGAATAATCTCCTAATCATCTCTTGA